CAACGTTATCGCTTCGCTGATAATGGAAACGAAGTAGGTGTTATACCCTCTGTGAGTGAACCGTTTTGCGAAAATTGCAACCGAGTCCGCATTACTGCTGATGGGAAGTTCCGGACCTGTCTCTTCTCGCTAACGGAAACAGATCTGCTGACACCACTACGCGAAGGCGTAGCCGATGAAGCCATTGCTGAATTAATTCTTGGTGCGGTTGAACAGAAAGCGGCAGGGCATAAGATTAACGCAGCCGACTTCGTTAAACCCGAACGAAATATGTCGAGGATTGGTGGATAAGTACTAAAATCAACAATGCGTGAGACCCATCCGCGAGAAATACGAGTATACCAAACCGCAAGTGGGCGAGAACCTTTCAACGAATGGTTGAGCGCAATTCGAGATATAGAAACACAAGCTCGGATACGGGCACGTCTCGAGCGTCTTGAGGATGGTAATTTGGGAGATTGCCAATCTGTTGGGGACGGTGTTTTTGAGTTACGGATCCACTTTGGATCAGGTTATCGAATTTATTTTGGACAGATAGGTAACACAATCATTCTTTTACTTTGTGGTGGTGATAAATCATCACAAAGACGAGATATAGAACGAGCGAAAATTTATTGGTTGGAATATAAAAGGGAACATCTATAAACAAATGAGAACATGGCGTGAATGTCTTATTGAGCAGCTTGCTGATCGCGAAAGTGCAATTGCCTATCTGCAAGCAATCCTTGAAGACTACCAAATCTACAAGAGCCGTGCCGTGGTTCGGAGGTCGCTTCTGACTGTTGTTGAAGCGCAAGGTGGTATTTCTGAGTT
This DNA window, taken from Candidatus Poribacteria bacterium, encodes the following:
- a CDS encoding type II toxin-antitoxin system RelE/ParE family toxin, coding for MRETHPREIRVYQTASGREPFNEWLSAIRDIETQARIRARLERLEDGNLGDCQSVGDGVFELRIHFGSGYRIYFGQIGNTIILLLCGGDKSSQRRDIERAKIYWLEYKREHL